Within the Aphis gossypii isolate Hap1 unplaced genomic scaffold, ASM2018417v2 Contig00562, whole genome shotgun sequence genome, the region AAACATAAACGAAACTAATAACAACTTTGAAATATATTCAGAAAACTCCGatcgtttactaaataataataaattttcaatctgTTCCATTACACTGAAAAAGgggtgtttgaaaaaaaaagttatgaacCACGCATGCACATTGATGGTCATCGATCACAGAAAGTGACAAATTTAATCAGTGTTAACTCAATAAAAGGAATGTGTAATATAGCTCAAGGTTCATTCAACAACCACATGTCAAGTCAttcaatttatgagttttcCCCTAGTGAGAACCAGTGGCGTAGACAGGAATTTTCATTGGGGGGGGGGATATGACGTATACCCCAAAAAACTagcaaatttttgtataaaaaaaacttattttattttttctacaaaatGTGTACACTATAaagtttacaatataatgtctatttttcttgattgttgtgacataatatctataatttctTCGGGCGTAATAGAAACTTCTCGGTGAATTGATAGCAAAGTTAATCCATTTAGTCGAGTCTGAAaagtaattacataaatagatttatactaaccttaaatatgaaaaataactatttatttttacttcagCCATCGTATTCCTTAAGTATGTTTTCAGCCTTTTAAGGCATGAAAACGTTCTTTCGGGTGTCGATGTGGACACCGGTAAGGTACATAGTATTTTAAGTAGCTGGTGCACATTTGGAAATACTGAGGCATCACATAATCTCAGGGCATCTATAGCTATCGtaggatttttatttgttacattaaGTTTTGAATGCCAGATTTTTAACTCAGCAATTACTGTCTGGACATCACAGTcaagataaaaatttataagttcTTCAAATTCTTGAAAACCAATGTTGCCagaaaatatacattgaaaaCCTAGACAGAAATTCCATacataatgatttttgtaaatagtatttaataacatataacaattttaatgtaactTAGCCAACTTAGgtaccttttaaaatatttttgtggacAAGAAAcctttcttttaaattattaataaaagaatcaAT harbors:
- the LOC114124399 gene encoding 52 kDa repressor of the inhibitor of the protein kinase-like — protein: MLEDLRQNIENEFKSMYKEAEKMADLLDINISIKRISKKQTNRTNIFSEDKTIHPETYYRITIAIPYIDSFINNLKERFLVHKNILKGFQCIFSGNIGFQEFEELINFYLDCDVQTVIAELKIWHSKLNVTNKNPTIAIDALRLCDASVFPNVHQLLKILCTLPVSTSTPERTFSCLKRLKTYLRNTMAETRLNGLTLLSIHREVSITPEEIIDIMSQQSRKIDIIL